The Cryobacterium roopkundense sequence CCGAGGTCATCTGTTCCCATCAGGTAGCCCACGGTGCCGGGTTGCTGGAAGGGCGCGTCAAAGTTAACGTCTGCCGGATCGTAGGGGGCGATGAGTGGGGCGAAGACGGCCACGAGCAGCACGACGGCGAGCATGACGCCGCCCGCGATGCCGAGGGGGTTGTGGCGGAGCGAGCGCCAGAGCCGGCCACGACCGTTGCCCAGGTCGTGTGACGCCAGGGCGATTGTTCGGGTCTTGGTCACGAGGTTCTTCCTCCCACTCGGATACGCGGATTGATCACGGAATAGAGGATGTCGACGGCGAGGTTGATCAGGATATAGCCCACCGTGATGATGAGAACGACGGCCTGGATCACGGGGTAGTCGCGGGTGAACACCGCGTCGAGGGTGAGCTTGCCGAAGCCCGGCAGGGCGAAGATGCGCTCGGTGACCACAGCGCCAGAGATCAGCCCGCCGAGTTGCAGCCCGACGATCGTGACGACGACGATCAGCGAGTTACGCAGGCCGTAGCGCACGAGCACTCGGCCACCGCTGAGACCCTTTGCCTTCGCGGTGCGCACATAGTCGGTCTTCATCGTCTCGATCATGGATGCCCGCGTCTGCCGCATGATCACGGCGGCGAGTCCGGTGCCGAGAATGATGGCCGGCAGCGTGAGGTGGTAGATCGCTCGCACCGGATTCTCGCTCATCGGCACGTAGCCGGAGGCGGGGAACCAGCCCAGGGTCACCGAGAGGTAGAGGATGGCGAGAATACCGAGCCAGAAGTTCGGCACCGACAGCCCGATCAAGGCAAGGCCGTTTGCGATCCATTCGGGCCAGCGGCCTCGAAAACGTTCGGCGACCACTCCGAGCGCCACGCCGATGAGCACGGCGACGAGGATCGCGTAGGCGGAGAGCCACAGCGTCACGGGCAGTGTCGTGGCGATGAGGTCGGTGACAGGGGCGCCGGTGCGGGTCGAATTGCCGAGCTCCCCGCCGGCCATGTTGCCCACGAAGGTGAGGTATTGCGTGATGAGCGGTTCGTTGAGTCCGAGCTGCACGCGAATGGCCTCCACGCGCTCGGGCGTGGCTTCTTCCCCCGCCATGGCGAGGGCCGGATCACCCGGCAGCTGGCGAACCCCGATGAAGACCACGAGCGAGGCCAGAATCAGCGTGATCGCGGACTGCCAGAGCCGGGTGATCAGGTAACGTGCCATCTGTCGCCTACTCGCCTTCGACGAATGCGACGTCGCTCAGGTGCACGACGCCGTCGGCGAAGGTGTGGATGCCGGCGATGTCGGTCGAGTACGCAGTGAGGCTGCGCTGACGGTAGAGATACACGATGGGGTTGTCTTCCTGCACCTGGGCCACGGCCTGGCCGTAGAGATCCGCGCGATGGGAGACGTCAGTCGTGGCCGCGGCATCCGCCAGGAGGGTGTCGACGTCGGCGTTGCTGTAGCCGGAGTAGTTGTTGCCGCCCCCCGTGGAGAGAAAGTTGAACATGTTGCCGTGCGGGTCGACCCGGCCGGACCAGCCGAGCTGCAGCGCGTCGAACTCGCCGCGGGTCTGCAGGTCGAGCAGGGTGGAGTACTCAACGGGAGAAATGGTCAGCTCGAAGCCGCCGTCGGAAACGGATGCCTGCAGCGCCTGCGCGAAGCGCAGAGTGTCGGGGTTGTTGCTCACGAGCATGTCGATCGCGTAGGGAAGTTCGACACCCGCCTCCTCCAGCAGTCTCTGGGCGCCCTCGGGGTCGTAGGCCGGGCATTCCTCGCTGAGGGCTGAGGTGAACGGGCTCGCGGGGGAGACCGGGGAACAGGCCGGTTCGTACCAGTCGTTGAACACGCTGCTGACGAGGGCTTCGCGGTCAACGGACATCGAGAGTGCCTCTCGTACCGAGGTGTCCTGGGCCATCGGGGTGTCGATCACACCGGGCGCGCTGCCGATGCCGTCGGTGTTGCCCATGTTAATCGTGATGCCCTGATAGCCGAGGGAACCCACCTGCAGGATTCCGATTCCGGATTCATTCGAGAGGGCGCCGACGTCCTGGGGAGAAATCGAATCGGCGGCGTGCACGTCCCCCGAGCGCAGGTTGGCCGCGCGGATGTTGGAGTCGGTCATGATGCGGTCCGTGATCGTGTCGAGGTGCACGCTGCGCGCGTCATAGTACATGGGGTCGCGCTCAACTGTGATGGAGGTCTGCGGTACCCGCTCGACGAACTTGTACGGTCCCACGCAAACGGGGCTGTCGCCGAACGAGTCGCCGGTCTCCGCGAGAGCCTGGGGGGACATGATCATGCCGGCGCGGTCGGCGAGGGCCGCGGTGATGGGGGCGAAGGGCTCGGAGTAGGTGATCTGAACGTGGTCGACGTCCGTTGCGGTCACGGCGGTGATCGGGCCAAGCTCGCTCGTGCGGCTGGAGGCCGGCAGGGTGAGATGGCGTTCGATCGTGGTGGCAACGGCTTCGGCGGTGAAGTCGGTGCCGTCGGCGAAGACGGCGTCGGTGCGCACGGGAATGGTGACGGTGAGTCCGTCGGCAGAGAACTCCGGCAGGTCGGTGGCGAGCTGCGGAACAATGGCCCCGTTGGCGTCGAGGTCGTAGAGCTTCTCGCACACCGTCTGCATGACATAGCGGGTGTAGAGCGACGATGACGTGGTCGGGTCGAGTCGGTCGGGCTCGGCCGAGAGTGCCATGACGAAGTCTCCACCCTCGATGATGGTCTGGTCGCCGATCGGCGCGCTCGTCACGTCGACGCGAGCGGAAGACTCGGGGGTGGTCTGCAGCTGTTGCGCCTGGCAGGCCGTGGTGGAGAGCGCGAGCCCGGCGGCGAGGAGCGGAATCCAGAGCGTGCGGCGGGTGGTCAGACGCGAGAGCGGTCGAGGCATAAAAATCCAATGATCGGCGAATCACAGCTTTCTTAGATTGAATACAATCATCCACATATTTCACTGTTTGTATACATTTGTAACGATCTCGTTAACCGCGGACGCCCTCAAGTGCGACGAATCGGGCGACAATGGTGACATGGCATCCACTTTGGACTGTGACCGATGAGCACCTTCGTGTTGGTACCGGGCGCGGGCGGGGCCGTCTGGTACTGGAGCCGCGTCATCCCTCTGCTGCAGGTCGCGGGGCACCAGGCTCTGGCGGTCGACCTGCCCGGTGACGACGAGAATGCCGGTCTGACCGAGTACGTCCGCCTCGTTGCCGCGGCGATCGGCGACCACGACGAGGTGATTCTCGTCGCTCAATCCCTCGGCGGCTTCGTCTCGCCGATGGTGTGCAACCAGGCACCGGTGTGTGAGCTTGTATTCGTGAACGCGATGATCCCGGCGCCCGGTGAGACCGCCGGGGCCTGGTGGGACAACACGGGCTCGAACCAGGCGCGGGAGGTGGCCGCCCGTGCGGCCGGCTACGGTGCGGACTTCGATGCGGACACCTATTTTCTGCACGACGTTCCTGTGGAACTCGTGGCAGAAGGCGAATCCCATCAGCGGGAGCAGGCCAACGCCGTCTTCGAGTCGGCCTGCGACTTCGCCGAGTGGCCCGCAATTCCCATTCGCGTGCTCGTCGGCGCAGGGGACCGCTTCTTTCCTGCCGATTTCCAGCGCCGCGTCACGCTTGATCGGCTGGGCCTGGAGCCCGACCTGATTCCTGGCGGCCATCTACTGGCACTGTCACAACCGGACGCGGTAGCCGACTACCTCCTGCGCCGCTAGCGGTCACGTTTGTCCACTGTTCAGCGCCTCCTCCCGTTGCAGCCTTCCTGCGGCGCCCCATTCCGCCGGTCGAGTAGCGCCGTCGTCGCCATCACAGTCACGTGCCTCTATTCCTTCTGCATGACCTATGCCATCGACAAGGGCCTGGATCGGACGATCGGGCTTCGCGTCTCCGAGGCCATCAACGTGAAGGGCCTCACCGTGATGGGGGTGAGCGGTTACGGCGCGCAGAAGGGTCATTCGGAGATCTATCGCGGAGCCGAACACACCATCGCTTTTCGGCCCAAGGTGCGTATCGATGTCATTGTGCCGGACAAAGAGGCAGACCTGACTATTCACACGGTTGTCGACGCCGCCTGGACCGGCAAGATCGGCGATGGCAAGGTCTGGGCGACCGAAGTCAGCGACGTGGTGCGCGTGCGAACACGTGAGCGCGGAATCGCCGCAGTGTGACCGCCCGCGGGCTCACCAGCTGAAGTCGGTGAAGCCAGAGGGGTAAGCGACCGCCGCGAGGGCCCGTCTGCGACCCGTGAGCCAATTGTCGAGTTCCTCGGCGGCAACCGGGCGGGACATGAGGTAGCCCTGTGCCTGGTCGCAGCCGTACCGCGCCAGCGCTTCGTAGATCACACCGTCTTCGACGCCCTCGGCCACCATGCTGAGACCGAGGCTGTGTGCGAGGTCGATCGTGGAGCAGACCAGCGCCGCCGCCCGGGGGTCGTGGCGCATTGGTGCGATGAAGGATCGGTCAAGCTTGAGCTCGTCGATGGGAAGGTCGCGCAGATACGCGAGGGAGCTGTATCCGGTGCCGAAGTCGTCGACCGAGATGCGCACTCCGATTGTTCGCAGCCCGGTCAGCACGGCCCTGGCCCGGTCGCAGTCCTCCATGAGAAACTCCTCCGTGATTTCAACGATCAGGGCGGTGGACGGCAGGCCGCGTTCGGTGAGCATGGTGCCGATCCGCATGGGGAGCTGCGGATCGGCGAGGCAGCTGGCCGACAGGTTCACGGCAACTGATAGCGGATGCCCCTGCGCCCGCCATTCTGCGGCCTGATCCAGGGCAAGGCCGAGCACGACATCGTTCAGGGCGTGCATCAACCCGGCCTCCTCGGCAATGGCCAGGAACGCCTCCGGGTAGAGCAGGCCGCGGTCGGGATGATTCCAGCGCACGAGCGCCTCGACGCCCCGCACCTCGCCGGTCGCGAGGTTGACCTTGGGTTGATAGTGCAGAACGAACTCGCCCCCGAGCAACGCCAGTCGCAGCTCGTGCAGGGTTCTCAGCCGCCGTTCCCCATGAACGTTGTCGGCTTCGACGTACACGTGGTGACCAGAATGGGCGGACTTCGCCTTGTACATTGCTATGTCCGCCTTGCGAAGCAGGGTCTTCACGTCGGTGCCATGGTCGGGTGAGACCGATATCCCGATGCTGGCCGTGACCTGAATGGTCAGCCCCTCGAGAGTAAACGGTTTCGTGAGCGCTGCGCGAAGTCTGTTGGCTGCCGTTTTCGCCCGCTCGGCGTCGGCGCCGTGGAGCACGACCGCGAATTCGTCCCCACCGAGCCGGGCGAGCACGTCTTCGGGTCGCGTCGCGACGACGAGGCGGCTGCCGATCTGGCGGAGGAGGAGATCACCCGCATCGTGGCCGAGGCTGTCGTTGATGTCTTTGAAGCGGTCCAGGTCCAGCAGCAGCAGGGCGCAGGGCTGCGCGGCGTCCCCGGCCAGTTGCAGGGGAGCATCGGCGTAGAAGGCGCGCCGGTTGGGCAACCCGGTGAGGTCGTCGGTTCTGGCCAGTTTGCGAAGCTCTGACATCCTGACAAGTTGCCGAAAGGCCAGTTGGGTGCGCACCGCCGCGGCAGCCAGGGTCGCCCCGGCGAGCACCACGGCCGCCGCCGAGACGTTCACTCGGCTGGCCACGAGCAGCAGGCCAAGTGCGGTCGCGGTCGCGACGGTGGGCACAATCAGTGCCCAGGCTCCCTTGAGTGCACGATTAACTGAGGTGTCCGGTCTCGATCGAGCGTCGACCCAGACGGCGACCAGTGTCAGTCCCGCTGCCCAGCCGGCATCAAGTGGTGTGCCGCTCAGGTAGCTCCCGTCGAGCACGAGCAGGGCATAGGCGACATCCGTTGCGGCGAACATGAGGAGTCCGCCCGCCAGGAGTATCCAGCGTCGCCCCAGCTGCAGTTCCGGCGACGCGGCGATCCCGACCACCGCGGCCACGAGCAGAAGATCCAGAACGGGGTACGCGGCCGCCACCGCGGTCGGTGCGACGGAGCCTGTGAGCACCGCGGAATCCAGGAGAGAGGTGAGGATGACGGCGACCACGGCGGCCGCGCCGAGGGCACCCACCGTGCAGTCGAGCACGACAGACCACGGCAGGCCGCGCCTCTGACGGTGCACGAGCAGGGCCAGGCAGGCCAGGATCAGCGCGTAAAACAGCAGGAAGCCGACCATGGCCGGCGACGGGAACGGGCGCACCTCGTGCAGGGCCTGCGCCGCCGCCAGATAGGAGGCGCCGAGGGCGTAGCACGTGACCGCGGCTGCGGCGAAGGAGAGCTGGCCTCTGAATTGGCGGGTCCGAAGGGCGGCGAGCCAACATACGACGGCGGGAATCCACACCGGAAGCAGCGACAGCCACGTCTCCTTCTGCTCTCCGACGCCATAGCCGGGAAAATGCAGGTGCAGAACGTAGATGCCCAAGACCAGCCACATGGCGCCCATCAGCCAGGGCCGAGATCCCGCTCGGCTCCCTCGCAGGCCGGTTGTGATGCGCGTAGTCGACTGCATGGAGCCCCCGTTCCCTGCCTGTCAGGCTAGCGGAAAAGAGGTCTGTATACCCCCGTTCTGGCGTCCCCAGTCCGGGTGGCATGGCGCGGGTGAATCCGAGCCGGCTACCACCGGCGCGCGGACGACGTGCTGATAATCGCGAGCAGGGCCTCCCGGAGGGCCGAACCGTCGTTCAGTTGCGGAAAGACGTCGGTCTCGATGGTGCGGGCCTGTTTCCACGCCGCTGTGCCGGCATCCGTTCGAGTCACCGAATGGCGGCGCTGGTCGCGCTCGTCCCGTACGCGGGCCACGTAGCCCTCCCGTTCCAGGCGTTCGAGGGTGCGCGACATGGTCTGGGTTTGTACTCGGGCCTCCCGAGCCAGCTCGGCCTGGCTGAGCGGGCCCGACCCGAGCAGGTGCAGCACGATCAAACCGGCGTGAGTCAGTCCGAGCCTGTCGAGGGCCTCGACCCACGCGTGCTCCACGAGGCGCGCTGCCGTGGAAAGCAGGCGCCCGGTGGGCCACTCGTTCATCGCATCCGGGGTCGCCGGCGGCCCCGGAGTAGGCGTAGTCATGACTCCAATATAGTGCTAGCTTGGATATTCGTCAGCTAGCTGACGGTTAGGAGAATTGTCATGGAACATCGTGATGCTCGTCGTCAGGGCTCCGTCCTGGCCAGCGCCGTGTTGGGCATTATTGGCGCGTTTATTGGGTCGGGTGCGGCGGGTGGTACCCCCATGCCGGAGGTGTCCGGTGGCGCCCTCGCGGCCGACGCCACGCTCATCGCGCCGGGTGGCCCGGCGTTCGCCATCTGGACACCGATCTATGCCGGACTGCTCGCCTACGCCGTCTGGCAGTTGCTGCCGGCCCAGAAAACGGATGCCCGCCAGCGGCGTCTCGGCTACCCGATCGCACTGTCGCTGCTGCTGAACGCCGCCTGGATCCTGAGTGTGCAGTTCGACCTGCTCGGCCTGAGCGTGCCGATCATCGTGGTTCTACTGATGGTGCTCGTTTGGACGTTGCGCATCATGTTGGACCTGCCTCCGAAGAACCGGGTCGAGCTCGTGCTCGTGGACGGCACCATGGGCCTGTACCTCGGCTGGGTCTGCGTGGCGACCGCCGCCAACGTCGCGGCTGTACTCGTGGCGGCCGGGTTCACCGGCTTTGGCGTGTCCGCCGATCTGTGGGCTGTCGTCGTGATTGCCGTGGCCGGGCTCGTCGGAGTGCTGCTGGCCCTGTACGACCGTGGACGCTGGGCGCCCACGATTTCGCTCTGCTGGGGACTCGCCTGGGTGGCCGTCGCCCGGCTGAGCGGCGAACCCCTTTCCGTTGCCGCCGGGATCACCGCTCTCGCGTGCGTTGTGCTTGTCGTCGCCGCGACTTTCATCGCCCGACTCGGTGCACGCTCGCGCCAGGTGGTCAACGCGTGACCGAAGCGCGCCGCCGCTGGTTCGGTCTCGTCTTCATCAGCATCGCAGTGGCTCTGATCATCGTCGACTCGACCATCGTCAACGTGGCCATCCCCTCCATCGTCGACGACCTGGGCATCACCTCGACCCAGGTTCAGTGGGTTCAGGAAAGTTACACACTCGTTTTCGCGGCGCTCCTTCTCGTGTTCGGCACCCTGGCGGACCGCTACGGTCGACGTCGAATCCTGTTGCTGGGCATCGTCATTTTCGCCGGTTCGTCGGTGCTCGCCGCACTGGCGCAGACCGGTGATCTGCTGATCGCCTCGCGAATTCTGCAGGGAGTCGGTGGCGCGATGGTGCTCCCGACCACCCTCTCGATCATCAATGCCACCTTCCGCGGCCGCGAACGAGGCATCGCCTTCGCAATCTGGGGATCCACGATCGGCGGTATGGTTGCCGTCGGACCGCTCCTCGGTGGGTTCCTCACGACGTACTACTCGTGGCGCTGGGCTTTCGGAATCAACGTTCCCCTCGGCCTGATCATCATTGTCGGCCTGCTGTTCTTCGTGAGCGAGTCGCGAGAAACGGCCGACCCGACCCGCGCCGAGTCGACGTTGTGGGTGCGGTGCTCTCGGTGATCACGAGCGCCACCCTGGTCTTCGGCTTGATCGAAGGCCGAAGCTACGGCTGGTGGCTCGCCCGCCGACCGTTCTCGATCGGCGACGTCACGTGGCCCTTCGAGATTTCCGTGATTCCGGTCACGTTCCTCATTACTGTGCTCTCGGGCATCGCCTTCGTGTGGTGGGGGGTGCGACGGCAGCGGGCAGGCAAGACCACCCTGCTCGCGTTCTCGCTGTTTCGAATTTCCTCGTTCCGAAACGGCAACATCGCCGCCCTCATCGTGTCGCTCGGTGAATTCGGCATCATCCTGTCCCTGCCGCCCTGGTTGCAGAACGTGCTGGGCTACGACGCCCTGCAGACCGGTTTTGTGCTCCTGGCGCTCGCGATGGGAGCTTTCGTGGCCAGTGGGGTGGCCGGCGCGTTAGGAAATCGGGTGAGCCCCGTGACGATAGTGCGAGCGGGCCTGTTGCTCGAGATCGTGGGTGTGACGGGCCTCGGAGTCGTGATTTCGGCCCAGGCCAGCTGGCTCTCCGTGGTGCCGTTCCTGTTCGTCTACGGCCTCGGCGTCGGTCTGGCCACCGCACAGCTCACCGGTGTGGTGTTGAAAGACGTGCCCGTCGACAAGAGCGGGCAGGGCTCTGGCACGTCGAGTACGGCCCGCCAGATCGGCTCGGCTCTGGGAATCGCGGTTCTCGGCACAATCCTCTTCACCTCGGCCGGTGCCTCCCTCGACACCAGACTCGTGGACCTGCTCGACGTTCCTCCCGCGGTGCGCGCTCAAATAGTGGACGCCGTCGTCGACAGCGCCGGATCGGCGATTCCTGCGCTCGAGCAGCGCAGCCCCACCGTGGCCGACGCCGCACGCCAGGCCTTCAGCGACGGCACCCGATATTCGGCGTTCGCCGCGGCAGGATTTCTCGCCCTCGGGTTTCTCGCCACCCTTCGCCTCTCCGGCCGGGTACCGGAGGAACAGCAAACGGATGCCGCCGGCCGGGCGGCCGCTGCGGCATCCGCTTCTCCAGTGTCGGAGGCTTAGCTGGTCGTGCGTCGGCGCGGCGGCTGCGGTTTCTGCACCGCGAACTCGCCGCCCACCCGGCCGCCGAACGGGCGACCGTGGTCGGCGAACTCCTCGCGGAAGAATGCCATGCGCCACTTGCCCATCTCCACGCGCGACCCGGTTCGCAGGATGATTCCACCACCGCGGGTGGACGTGTCCGCGTCAACCGAGCGAGCGCTGCCACTCACCTCTCCGATCGGGTATAGCACGTATTCATCGTTCTCGTCATGGCGGATCTCGGCATGGAACGTCCTCAACTCCGCCAGCACCAGATCGGACTCCGGCGCGGAGCCGATGGTCGTCGTGGTGGGAAGCAGATCGAACTCCCGCGGCATCTGGCCGTTCCAGTTCTTCGAACCGACCACGAAGATCAGCCGGGGCCGACCCCCGCCCGGCGCGTAGTGCGTAGTCGTGACTCGTCGTCGGAGTTTGCGATCGAGAGTCGGCACGAGCGGAAAGAGCGTCGCCGGCGGCAACGGAACCGCCGACGGAGCCGAACTGAGCGCGTTCTTGGCGCCGCTGCGGATGAGCGGCGCCAGCGCCGCTCGGCTGCCGAGCGTGATGTTCGGTGACTTGGTCAGCAGCCGCTGTACCAGGGGCGCGTCTACAGCGCCGATGCGCGCGATCAGCCCCTCCGGCCCGTTCAGGGAAACCGTGAGACCCCGTGCGGCCAACTGCGCCGCAAGGTCACGAATTATCGTGAGGTTCATGGTTTGCCCCTGAACGAGCACAGACGGGTTGCTCGCGAACACTGAGACATCGGTGCCATCGGCCGTGACCGTTCCCTGCAGTCGCTCCGTGGATGCGCCGTTGCTCGGCTCGGAGAGGGAGAAGGTGAGATCGATGTGCAGCTGCACCGGGGAATTCATGGCTAGTTGCGGTGCGGGTCGGAGCCGGGCGTGAGCGCATCGCTCGTGGTGACGCGAAGCGTCCCGTCGATCTTCCAGGTGGCGCGTGGGGCGTCGGGCCCGATATCGCGGGGAACCTCGACCGACATATCGATGAAGGTGTAGTTGATCGCGGCGCCCTTGCCCGTGAGATACGACCACATCTCTTCGCCGAGATCGGTCCAGTCGGTGATCGTGTGCTCACGCGGTTCATCGACGTTTTCGACATTTCCGAGGTAGTTCTGGCGTTCAGTCACAATGATTCCCATTTCATTAACTGGAGGAGGTGCATGGAATTTTTCGGTGTTGATGTTGAGAATACTAGAGAGGCCACCGGAGCGGTAGCAATCCCAGAAAGGGGGTGCGGCCGGGGCCCGGCAGGCCGTTGTCGGTGGCGTTGGGTAGCCTCGAGCCATGAGGGTTTCCGCCTCCCCTCATCAAGGAGTTTGCGTGTACGTGCTCGATTCCAGCACCGTGATCTACTCGGCCAGCGACCTGAGCGCCGCCGCGCACTGCGAGTGGGCGCTGATGCGGGCGTTGGACCGCAAGTTGGGGCGAATCGGCGCGACGCCGGTCACCGAAGACGCCATGTTGCAGCGCACGGCGGAACTCGGCGACGCGCACGAACATCACATGCTGGAGCGGTTGAGAGCCACGCACTCGGTTGTCGAAATCGAGCGTCCCCGGCTGGACAGCATCGATACGGCCGTGGCAGCGACGGAGGCTGCCCTGCGCGGCGGGGCAGACGTGGTGTACCAGGCTGCATTCTTCGACGGGCGTTTTCTCGGGTACGCCGACTTCATCATCCGGTCGCCCGTCGATTCTCAGCGCATCGGTGCCGGCGAACCCAGCTATGAAATCTACGACACGAAGCTCGCCCGAACCGCGAAGGTGACGGCGCTGCTGCAGCTCGCGGCCTACAGTGACCAGCTGATGCGGGAGGGCCTCCGGGTGGGCGATCGGGTGCACGTGCTGCTCGGCGATGGCCGAACCAGCTCGCACCGACTAGACGACATCCTGCCCGTTTACCGCCGTCGCCGTGCGCGGCTCGAGGCCCTGATCGACGGACGGGTCGCCGATGCGGACCCCACCGAGTGGAACGATGCCCGCTACACGGCCTGCGGACGCTGTGACGAATGCGAGCGACAGGTGCAGGCCCACCGTGACGTGCTGCTCGTGGCCAACCTGCGGTCGGGGCAACGAGTACGGTTGCGCGCGGGCGGTGTAACGACGATCGACGAACTCGCGGTCGCCCGCGGGCCGGTCGAGGGAATGACCGATTCCACACTCGCGACGCTGCGCGAGCAGGCACGGTTGCAGGTTGAGCCGCCGAGCGCCGGGCGGCCGATCAACTGGACCGTCGTCAACCCGGCGGCCCTCGCGTCCCTTCCGGCGCCCGATGAGGGTGACGTGTTCTTCGACTTCGAGGGCGACCCGCTGTACTCCGAGAGCGGCTCCGGCGCCGAATCGGGCGGCGCGGACCGAATCGAGTGGGGCCTCGATTACCTCTTCGGGCTGGTCGAGCCCGACGACACCTTCCACGCGTTCTGGGCGCACACCTACGCCGAGGAGAGGGTGGCCCTCGTGGCCTTCCTCGACTGGGTGCAGGCCCGGCGGGCCAGGCACCCCGCCATGCACATCTACCACTACGCGCCATACGAGCGCACACACCTGCTCAGCCTGGCTGCCCGGCACGGCGTAGGAGAGCAGATTGTCGACGACCTGCTGCGTAACCGGGTGTTGATCGACCTGTACCCCGTCGTACGCCAGGGCCTGCGCATCGGCAGTCGCAGCTATTCCCTCAAGAAACTCGAACCGCTCTACATGGGCGACGATGAACGCGAGGGCGTGGCGAACGCTGCCGACTCGATCACCGAATACGTGCGGTCTCGGGAGCTGCTCGCCGCGGGAGACACGGATGCCGCGGCATCCGTTCTCGACGACATCGCACGTTACAACGCCTACGACTGCCGCTCCACCCTGCGCCTGCGAGACTGGCTGCTCGCCCGCGCCGCCGAGAACGAGGTTGCCTTCGCGAGCGCGCTCGACCTGCAACTCGACGTGCCGATGCGGGAACCGGACCCGGTCTACCTCGAGCTCGCCGCCCTGCTCACCGACGTGCCTCCAGCGGAGCGCACACCCGACCAGACGGCCCTCGCGCTCGCGTCCGCGGCGATCGACTACCACCGCCGGGAACAGAAGTCCTTCTGGTGGGACCACTTCGCGCGACTGAGCACCCCCGTCGACGACTGGGCCGACACCCGCGGAGTGCTCGTGATCGACGTGGCGTTCGTCGACACCGGTTGGCACCGGGAAGCACGCCAACGCCTCGATCGTCGGCTGATCCGGGTCTCGGGACAGCTCGCGCCCGGCAGCTCGATCAAGGTGGGCGACCAGCCTTTCCTCGTTTACGGTCCGCCGTATCCTCCGCTTCACCGCGGCACCGATCCGGGAGCGCGCACCGCCCACAACAAGGCGACGATCGTGGAGGTGACCGACGACGGCGACTACCTGATCGACGAGATCCTGCAGCGCGACGCCCCGCACCATGACGAGCTCCCGCTCGCGCTGACCCCGGGAACGCCGCCGCCCGCCGGCACACAGGTCGAGGCGATCTCGGAGTGGGGGAGGGCCGTGCTCGAGGGGTACCCGGAGCCGCTGCCCGATGCGGCCTTCGACATACTGCGTAGGGCTAAGCCGCGCAGCTCCTCGCGGCCGGAAGCGTCTGAGTTGGCGCCCGTGGTCGACGGCGACGTGCAGGCAGCCATCCTGGCGAGCCTGCTAAGCCTCGACCGTTCGTATCTCGCCGTGCAGGGGCCGCCGGGAACCGGCAAGACGTACGTGGGCTCCCGCGTGGTGACCGACCTCGTGCTCAATCACGGGTGGCGGGTGGGCGTCGTCGCCCAGTCTCACGCGACGGTCGAAAACATGCTGCGGGCCGTGCTCGCCGCCGGCCTCGACCCGGAGCGGGTCGGAAAGAAAGCGCGAAAGGGAGAGGAGAAGGTTCCCGCGCCGTGGACGGTGCTCGACGGCACCTCCTTCACCCGATTCACCGGCCAGGGCGGCGGCTTCGTCGTGGGCGGCACAGCATGGGACTTCAGTAACGCCGGGCGCATCCCGCGAGCTTCCCTCGACCTGCTGGTCATCGACGAGGCAGGCCAGTACTCGCTCGCGAGCACCATCGCCGCGGCCGTGTCGGCGAAGCGGATGCTGCTGCTCGGCGACCCGCAGCAGCTTCCTCAGGTGAGCCAGGGCACGCACCCTGAACCGGTGGATACCTCCGCCCTCG is a genomic window containing:
- a CDS encoding TM0106 family RecB-like putative nuclease; translated protein: MYVLDSSTVIYSASDLSAAAHCEWALMRALDRKLGRIGATPVTEDAMLQRTAELGDAHEHHMLERLRATHSVVEIERPRLDSIDTAVAATEAALRGGADVVYQAAFFDGRFLGYADFIIRSPVDSQRIGAGEPSYEIYDTKLARTAKVTALLQLAAYSDQLMREGLRVGDRVHVLLGDGRTSSHRLDDILPVYRRRRARLEALIDGRVADADPTEWNDARYTACGRCDECERQVQAHRDVLLVANLRSGQRVRLRAGGVTTIDELAVARGPVEGMTDSTLATLREQARLQVEPPSAGRPINWTVVNPAALASLPAPDEGDVFFDFEGDPLYSESGSGAESGGADRIEWGLDYLFGLVEPDDTFHAFWAHTYAEERVALVAFLDWVQARRARHPAMHIYHYAPYERTHLLSLAARHGVGEQIVDDLLRNRVLIDLYPVVRQGLRIGSRSYSLKKLEPLYMGDDEREGVANAADSITEYVRSRELLAAGDTDAAASVLDDIARYNAYDCRSTLRLRDWLLARAAENEVAFASALDLQLDVPMREPDPVYLELAALLTDVPPAERTPDQTALALASAAIDYHRREQKSFWWDHFARLSTPVDDWADTRGVLVIDVAFVDTGWHREARQRLDRRLIRVSGQLAPGSSIKVGDQPFLVYGPPYPPLHRGTDPGARTAHNKATIVEVTDDGDYLIDEILQRDAPHHDELPLALTPGTPPPAGTQVEAISEWGRAVLEGYPEPLPDAAFDILRRAKPRSSSRPEASELAPVVDGDVQAAILASLLSLDRSYLAVQGPPGTGKTYVGSRVVTDLVLNHGWRVGVVAQSHATVENMLRAVLAAGLDPERVGKKARKGEEKVPAPWTVLDGTSFTRFTGQGGGFVVGGTAWDFSNAGRIPRASLDLLVIDEAGQYSLASTIAAAVSAKRMLLLGDPQQLPQVSQGTHPEPVDTSALGWLCDGHNVLPSEFGYFLATSWRMHPAVCSPVSVLSYEGKLRSHPSDRSLEGVAPGLHPVALVHRNNSTCSVEEAAQVVALVQDVVGRAWTAAGRTAALEPDNVIVVAPYNAQVELLRGALAKAGLGDVPVGTVDKFQGREAAVAIVSLAASSADDVPRGLEFLLLANRLNVAISRAQWAAYLVYSPALTDSLPRNAEALAQLSAFITLVTAE